The Brassica napus cultivar Da-Ae chromosome C7, Da-Ae, whole genome shotgun sequence genome has a segment encoding these proteins:
- the LOC106446526 gene encoding disease resistance protein LAZ5 → MGKPTKLKSPPPPHRVFISSHGGDLLLRGGFVHEIAKALRSIKVNAYADEPTGEEVVWTRIEKSRIAIVVFSSRYTESRWCFEELVKIKEGMELGELEVIPIFYKLDTSAELEGGSGLNPTMRDFDPQKVKIWNEALDSVSCMMGYHLYKNSVESKFISRIVKDVKRILIQLPKEEQDDESHDSLDDSSKSETLNGGSVLGEAESVEDDIFPNEKVDSVNDQEVSTSSAIVTSNKPPLEHQVFINFQGNDLRYGFVGHIAEALERVGFEVRIDEDELQPGDLTELLFKQIEESRIAIVIFSSRYTESTWCLDKLVKIKERMDEGKLEVVPIFYKVKQLQVTQLEGSFGIRIWNFWRRSREYRVIKWKEALECVGGLKGLVFEEDRLESELITSIVKDIEKKIEIKERKNPSSFPFTGREDNTELPTGKGENLETYLNNHRLFGIKLRMEQLEQKLEFDCDETRIIGVVGMPGIGKTTLAMRLYEEWNSKFVHCMPLLGICKKSKDHELVWLRKTLLEVLLEGKFPEKQNEITHESVKDTLLQTKIFVVLSDVSDKKQLDFLLGNLDWVKKGSKIVITTGDRSLLKEFVDDIYVVPLLNDEEAFQLFTYHAFDDQTYSPSQDFVILSRKFVDYAQGHPQALISLGTELRGKDEDYWNQRLATVTDRDNTTIQDVWKLSTDQLNERQKDVRHCAFFQVRG, encoded by the exons ATGGGGAAGCCAACCAAGCTCAAATCCCCGCCGCCGCCGCATCGCGTATTCATCAGCTCCCACGGTGGTGACTTGCTCCTCCGAGGCGGATTCGTCCATGAAATTGCCAAGGCCTTGAGAAGCATCAAAGTCAACGCGTACGCTGATGAGCCCACTGGTGAAGAAGTTGTTTGGACGAGGATCGAGAAGTCGAGGATCGCGATCGTGGTGTTCTCGAGCAGGTACACCGAATCGAGATGGTGCTTTGAGGAGCTTGTCAAGATCAAAGAAGGAATGGAACTAGGCGAACTCGAGGTGATTCCAATCTTCTACAAGCTGGATACATCTGCAGAGCTAGAAGGTGGCTCCGGTTTGAATCCCACCATGCGTGATTTTGATCCTCAAAAGGTCAAGATTTGGAACGAAGCTTTGGATTCTGTTTCGTGCATGATGGGTTATCACTTGTATAAGAACAG TGTTGAGTCCAAGTTTATCAGTCGCATTGTCAAGGATGTGAAGAGAATATTGATCCAGCTTCCAAAAGAGGAGCAAGATGACGAGTCACATGATTCACTAGATGACTCCTCCAAATCAGAGACGCTGAATGGTGGGAGTGTCCTAGGTGAAGCAGAATCAGTTGAGGATGACATTTTCCCAAACGAGAAAGTGGACTCAGTCAATGACCAAGAAGTTAGCACAAGCTCTGCCATAGTGACCTCCAACAAACCCCCGCTGGAGCATCAAGTGTTCATCAATTTCCAGGGAAACGACCTCCGCTACGGCTTTGTCGGCCACATCGCGGAGGCCTTGGAAAGGGTTGGATTCGAAGTCCGTATAGATGAAGATGAGTTGCAGCCTGGAGATCTTACTGAGCTTCTGTTCAAGCAGATCGAGGAGTCGAGGATTGCGATAGTAATTTTCTCAAGCAGGTACACTGAATCAACGTGGTGCTTAGATAAGCTGGTGAAGATCAAGGAACGCATGGATGAAGGAAAACTCGAGGTGGTTCCAATCTTCTACAAggtgaagcaattgcaggttaCACAACTGGAGGGAAGTTTCGGTATCAGGATTTGGAATTTCTGGAGGAGGAGTCGAGAGTACCGTGTCATTAAATGGAAGGAAGCTTTGGAGTGTGTTGGAGGCTTGAAGGGTTTGGTATTTGAGGAGGATCG TCTTGAGAGCGAGCTCATTACATCCATCGTCAAGGACATTGAGAAGAAGATCGAgattaaggaaagaaaaaatccatcttcttttccttttacaGGGAGAGAAGATAACACTGAATTGCCCACAGGAAAAGGAGAAAACCTTGAAACGTATCTCAATAACCATCGCCTCTTTGGAATCAAGCTACGTATGGAGCAGTTGGAGCAGAAGTTAGAGTTTGATTGCGACGAAACTCGAATTATTGGAGTAGTTGGGATGCCCGGTATTGGTAAAACTACTCTTGCAATGAGGTTGTACGAAGAGTGGAACAGCAAATTTGTACATTGCATGCCTCTTCTTGGTATCTGTAAGAAGTCAAAGGACCATGAGCTAGTCTGGCTGCGGAAGACCTTACTGGAAGTTTTACTTGAAGGTAAGTTTCCAGAGAAACAAAACGAGATAACACATGAATCCGTAAAGGACACCCTGCTCCAGACTAAAATCTTTGTTGTCCTCAGTGACGTGAGTGACAAGAAGCAGTTGGATTTTCTACTTGGAAACCTAGATTGGGTTAAGAAGGGAAGCAAGATTGTTATCACAACGGGTGACAGGTCATTGCTCAAGGAATTCGTTGATGACATTTATGTAGTCCCTCTATTGAATGACGAAGAGGCCTTTCAACTCTTCACTTATCATGCCTTTGATGATCAAACCTATAGTCCCTCACAGGACTTCGTGATTCTCTCAAGAAAGTTTGTGGATTACGCCCAAGGGCACCCGCAGGCCCTCATATCACTAGGTACTGAACTTCGTGGGAAagatgaggattactggaatCAGAGACTAGCAACAGTAACAGATCGTGATAATACGACGATCCAAGATGTCTGGAAATTGTCTACTGATCAACTTAATGAGCGGCAAAAAGATGTTCGACATTGTGCATTTTTTCAAGTCAGAGGATGA